The Methanosarcina acetivorans C2A genome includes the window TTAAAAATATCTCTATGCAGATTCCCAAAAACAGCGTAACCGCTCTTATAGGGCCTTCAGGTTGCGGCAAATCCACTTTCATCCGCTGCCTGAACCGTATGAATGACCTTATCAAGAACTGCAGGATAGAAGGCAAAGTCTCAATTGAGGACGAGGATATTTATGAAAAAGGCGTGGATGTCGTTGAACTCCGTAAACGCGTAGGTATGGTTTTCCAGAAGCCCAACCCTTTTCCAATGTCGATTTATGACAATATTGCATACGGGCCGCGCATACATGGTGCGAATAAGAAAGACCTTGGCGGTATTGTTGAATTTGCTCTCCGTTCGGCTGCCCTCTGGAATGAAACCTCGGACCGGTTAAAGTCAACTGCGCTTTCCCTGAGTGGGGGGCAGCAGCAGAGGCTTTGCATTGCCCGGACCCTTGCAGTGAAACCGGAAATCATCCTTTTCGATGAACCGTGCAGTGCTCTCGACCCGATTTCGACGTCAAGGATCGAAGAACTCATCATGAACCTTAAAAAAGATTATACCATAGTAATCGTAACTCATAACATGCAGCAGGCAGCCAGAGTTTCGGACTATACCGGCTTTTTTCTTATGGGGGAATTGATTGAGTTCGGGAAGACGAGGCAGATTTTCCATAATCCTAAAGAGCAGAGTACTGAGGACTACATTACCGGCAGGTTCGGGTGATCGATAATGGCTCGAGAACGATATCTGGAACAGTTGGATCTGCTGAGGGAGTCCGTATCTTCCCTTGGAGAAATGGCTGAGTTTGTCTTCAGCGATTCTATGGATGCGGTTATAAATCTCGATATTGAGCTTGCTAAAAAGACGCTTGCTCTTGAGCC containing:
- the pstB gene encoding phosphate ABC transporter ATP-binding protein PstB encodes the protein MTEAVQNVAQPQIEVENLNLWYGEKQALKNISMQIPKNSVTALIGPSGCGKSTFIRCLNRMNDLIKNCRIEGKVSIEDEDIYEKGVDVVELRKRVGMVFQKPNPFPMSIYDNIAYGPRIHGANKKDLGGIVEFALRSAALWNETSDRLKSTALSLSGGQQQRLCIARTLAVKPEIILFDEPCSALDPISTSRIEELIMNLKKDYTIVIVTHNMQQAARVSDYTGFFLMGELIEFGKTRQIFHNPKEQSTEDYITGRFG